A genome region from Callospermophilus lateralis isolate mCalLat2 chromosome 11 unlocalized genomic scaffold, mCalLat2.hap1 SUPER_11_unloc_1, whole genome shotgun sequence includes the following:
- the LOC143385956 gene encoding toll-like receptor 4 has translation MIPPWSLAGTLIPGMAFLSCLRPESWEPCVEVEPNVTYQCMELNLSKIPNSIPSSVKNLDLSFNPLKSIESHSFSSFPELEVLDLSRCEIQTIEDDASEGLYNLSTLILTGNPIQSLGAGAFHGLSSLRTLVAVETKLASLGNFPIEYLTNLEKLNVAHNLIHSFKLPEYFSNLPNLKHLDLSSNKIQNIFNMDLEALHKMPLLNLSLDLSLNPIDFIQPGAFKKIRLHELILRSNFHSKNVMKTCIQGLAGLEVHRLVLGEFKNERNVEMVDKSVLEELCNLTIEEFWLAYIDNLARDVTDLLSCLANVSAMSLVSLILNRVEEISIGFNWQSLELVKCQFKQFPKIVLPSLKRFTCIANKDLDNFGELEAPRLEHLDLSRNNMSFKSCCSHYHFGTTSLKYLDLSFNGVITMTVNFMGLEQLEYLHFQYSTLKKINEFSVFLSLSKLHYLDISYTKIQVAFHGIFNGLVSLQILKMAGNSFEDNLLPDIFTIMRNLTYLDLSKCQLERVSEKAFDTLPELKFLNMSHNNLFLLDELAYKPLYSLEVLDCSFNSIKSSRGQELQHFPSNLTINLTQNVLACTCEHQHFLQWIKDQRRSLVEVEKLVCATPSDLQGMPALSFKNDTCQIKKAIISVSVLSVLVVSVIVFLVYKFYFHLMLFAGCKKYGRGESTYDAFVIYSSQDEDWVRNELVKNLEEGVPPFQLCLHYRDFIPGVAIAANIIQEGFHKSRKVIVVVSQHFIQSRWCIFEYEIAQTWQFLSSHAGIIFIVLQKVEKSLLRQQVELYRLLSRNTYLEWEDSVLGCHIFWRRLRKALMDGKLWSPEATAEAGNNQQEATTCI, from the exons ATGATACCTCCCTGGAGCCTGGCTGGGACTCTGATCCCAGGCATGGCCTTTCTCTCCTGCCTGAGACCCGAGAGCTGGGAGCCCTGCGTGGAG GTGGAGCCTAATGTTACGTACCAATGCATGGAGctgaatctctccaaaatccccaACAGCATCCCTTCCTCAGTCAAGAATCTGGACCTGAGTTTCAACCCCTTGAAGAGCATAGAAAGTCACAGCTTCTCCAGTTTCCCAGAACTGGAGGTGCTGGATTTATCCAG GTGTGAAATTCAGACTATTGAAGATGATGCATCTGAGGGCTTATACAACCTTTCTACCTTGATATTGACAGGAAATCCTATCCAGAGTTTAGGTGCAGGAGCCTTTCATGGACTATCAAGTTTAAGGACACTGGTGGCTGTGGAGACAAAATTGGCCTCTCTAGGAAATTTCCCTATTGAATATCTCACAAACTTGGAGAAGCTTAATGTGGCTCACAATCTTATTCATTCCTTCAAGTTACCTGAATATTTTTCTAACCTGCCAAACCTGAAGCACTTGGACCTCTCCAGTAacaagattcaaaatattttcaatatggaCTTGGAGGCTCTACACAAAATGCCCTTACTCAATCTCTCTTTAGACCTGTCTCTGAACCCAATAGATTTCATCCAACCCGGtgcctttaaaaaaattaggCTCCATGAACTGATTTTGAGAAGCAATTTTCATAGTAAAAATGTAATGAAAACATGTATTCAAGGTCTGGCTGGTTTAGAAGTTCATCGCTTGGTTCTGGgagaatttaaaaatgaaagaaatgtggAAATGGTTGATAAATCTGTCCTGGAAGAACTATGCAATTTGACCATTGAGGAATTCTGGTTAGCATATATAGATAATTTGGCAAGAGATGTTACTGACTTACTGAGTTGTTTGGCAAATGTTTCTGCAATGTCTCTGGTAAGCCTGATTTTGAATAGGGTAGAAGAAATTTCTATAGGCTTCAACTGGCAATCTTTAGAACTGGTAAAGTGTCAATTTAAACAATTTCCTAAGATAGTGCTCCCATCTCTCAAAAGATTTACTTGCATTGCCAACAAAGATTTAGACAATTTTGGAGAACTTGAAGCGCCAAGACTTGAGCATCTAGATCTCAGTAGAAACAACATGAGCTTTAAGAGTTGCTGTTCTCATTATCACTTTGGAACAACCAGTCTGAAGTACTTAGATCTGAGCTTCAATGGGGTTATTACAATGACTGTAAACTTCATGGGTTTAGAACAACTAGAATATCTGCATTTTCAGTATTCCACTTTGAAAAAGATCAACGAGTTTTCGGTATTCTTGTCGCTCAGCAAACTCCACTACCTTGATATTTCTTACACTAAAATCCAGGTGGCCTTCCATGGCATCTTCAATGGCTTGGTCAGTCTCCAGATCTTAAAAATGGCCGGCAATTCTTTTGAGGACAACCTCCTTCCAGATATCTTCACAATCATGAGAAACTTGACTTATCTGGATCTTTCCAAATGTCAACTGGAACGGGTGTCTGAGAAAGCCTTTGACACTCTCCCTGAACTTAAGTTCCTAAATATGAGTCACAACAACCTGTTTTTGTTGGATGAACTTGCTTATAAACCTCTCTACTCCCTCGAGGTTCTGGACTGCAGTTTTAATAGCATAAAATCTTCCAGAGGGCAAGAACTACAGCATTTTCCAAGTAATCTAACCATAAATCTTACTCAGAACGTACTTGCTTGTACTTGTGAACACCAGCATTTCCTGCAGTGGATAAAGGACCAGAGGAGATCCTTGGTGGAGGTTGAAAAACTGGTGTGTGCAACTCCTTCAGATCTACAGGGCATGCCTGCGCTGAGTTTTAAGAATGACACCTGTCAAATAAAGAAGGCCATTATCAGCGTGTCTGTATTGAGTGTGCTGGTGGTATCTGTGATAGTGTTTCTGGTCTACAAgttctattttcacttgatgcttTTTGCTGGTTGCAAAAAGTATGGCAGAGGCGAAAGCACCTATGATGCTTTTGTGATCTACTCAAGCCAGGATGAGGATTGGGTGAGGAATGAATTGGTAAAGAATTTAGAAGAAGGGGTACCCCCCTTTCAGCTCTGCCTCCACTACAGAGACTTTATTCCTGGTGTGGCTATTGCAGCCAACATCATCCAGGAAGGTTTCCATAAAAGCCGGAAGGTCATAGTGGTGGTCTCTCAGCACTTCATCCAGAGCCGCTGGTGTATCTTTGAATATGAGATTGCTCAGACCTGGCAGTTCCTGAGCAGCCATGCTGGCATCATTTTCATCGTCCTGCAGAAGGTGGAGAAGTCCCTGCTCCGGCAGCAGGTGGAGTTGTACCGCCTACTCAGCAGGAACACTTACCTGGAATGGGAGGACAGCGTCCTGGGGTGCCACATCTTCTGGAGAAGACTCAGAAAAGCCCTGATGGATGGAAAGCTATGGAGTCCAGAAGCAACAGCAGAGGCAGGAAACAACCAGCAGGAAGCCACAACATGTATATGa